A window of the Aquimarina spinulae genome harbors these coding sequences:
- a CDS encoding MarR family winged helix-turn-helix transcriptional regulator, with amino-acid sequence MKYEIEQCLGARINGLSRRIDNIYRKHLKDKGVTQSQLSIMLALYKMGESEQHVIAGILNFETSSLTRILVRLMNQKYVIKTGAVNRPSIALTKLGVKKVKEVLPNWENAMDEVHEMLGEKSVKAFSAFEKGFK; translated from the coding sequence ATGAAGTACGAAATAGAACAATGCTTAGGAGCAAGAATAAATGGTCTTTCTCGAAGAATAGATAACATTTACCGTAAGCATTTAAAGGATAAGGGAGTTACACAAAGTCAGTTAAGTATAATGTTGGCATTGTATAAGATGGGAGAATCAGAGCAACATGTAATTGCTGGTATATTAAATTTTGAGACTTCATCATTAACTCGAATTTTAGTCAGGCTAATGAATCAAAAATATGTTATAAAAACAGGAGCAGTAAACCGCCCATCAATCGCTTTAACAAAATTAGGAGTAAAAAAGGTGAAAGAAGTATTACCCAATTGGGAGAATGCTATGGATGAAGTACATGAAATGTTAGGAGAAAAATCTGTAAAAGCATTCTCTGCTTTTGAAAAAGGGTTTAAGTAA
- a CDS encoding Crp/Fnr family transcriptional regulator, protein MNSPLSSQQDIAFENIFKQISKAICLTEKDIHLLRSKLHPKLIKASEIIHSQGSVCNFEAYIQKGILRSFYTINGNERIIQFFEEGQWVGDFKSFVSRKPSKITIQAIEDCELYVLSKDGVNILSDQILNWDKIGEIFYKNLFIQKDRDTESLLTSTPEERYSFFLENKPKLVNRIPQYFIAQYIGVQPESLSRIRKRIFKK, encoded by the coding sequence ATGAATTCTCCATTATCTAGTCAACAAGATATAGCATTCGAAAACATTTTTAAACAGATTTCTAAAGCTATCTGTTTAACAGAAAAGGATATTCATTTATTAAGAAGTAAACTGCATCCAAAATTAATAAAAGCAAGCGAGATTATACATTCCCAAGGAAGCGTTTGCAATTTTGAAGCTTATATACAAAAAGGTATATTAAGAAGTTTTTATACTATTAATGGAAATGAACGCATAATTCAGTTTTTTGAGGAAGGTCAATGGGTAGGGGATTTTAAAAGTTTCGTATCAAGAAAGCCTTCAAAAATTACAATTCAAGCCATTGAGGATTGTGAATTATATGTATTGTCAAAAGACGGTGTCAATATATTATCAGATCAAATTTTGAACTGGGATAAAATTGGAGAAATATTTTATAAAAATTTGTTCATTCAAAAAGATAGAGATACAGAATCGTTGTTGACAAGTACTCCAGAAGAAAGATATTCTTTTTTTTTAGAAAATAAACCAAAATTAGTGAATAGAATTCCTCAATATTTTATTGCCCAATATAT
- a CDS encoding NmrA family NAD(P)-binding protein has protein sequence MKILVTAANGHTGFTTAIEVLNLGVEVRAFVRNPNSKKAQELKKMGAEIFVGDIEDIKDVRRALTGIQRAYFVPTYPNVLFQGATFATVLEELAIEHVVLLTQWTSSNRHPSIYTKEHWLVDQIFGRLKQTKLTVLNPGLFAFVYFMTPAPLTQFGMLPDFGENAPPSNEDIGLVAAHILKDPSAHINKTYRVTGKAVLNAKQMANIIGTIVGRKVKAIKMSNTMMYKVLRAYGYPQRDASQVVAHYVEEAHKGTFGFNAPNSIVKNITGKEADDFLTIAQKYLSTMPEAKQTFKNKLKAMRFMIKVVFTKTWDMKKYEKEQGFPNFKNTSFCMDSEEWKLTHK, from the coding sequence ATGAAAATATTGGTAACGGCCGCAAACGGCCACACGGGATTTACAACAGCAATAGAAGTATTGAACTTAGGTGTCGAGGTTAGAGCATTTGTAAGAAATCCAAATAGTAAGAAAGCTCAAGAACTTAAAAAAATGGGAGCAGAAATCTTTGTAGGAGATATAGAAGATATAAAAGATGTTAGAAGAGCTTTGACAGGAATTCAACGGGCATATTTTGTGCCTACCTATCCTAATGTATTATTTCAAGGAGCCACATTTGCAACGGTTTTAGAAGAATTAGCAATCGAACATGTAGTTCTTTTAACACAATGGACTTCATCGAATAGACATCCTTCAATCTATACCAAAGAACATTGGTTAGTAGATCAAATATTTGGCAGATTAAAACAAACAAAATTAACAGTATTAAACCCTGGTTTGTTTGCTTTTGTGTATTTTATGACACCAGCTCCGCTTACTCAATTTGGTATGTTACCAGACTTTGGAGAAAATGCACCACCCTCTAATGAAGATATAGGTTTGGTCGCTGCACACATTCTCAAAGACCCCTCGGCGCATATAAATAAAACTTATCGAGTGACAGGAAAAGCAGTATTGAATGCTAAACAAATGGCAAATATTATCGGTACGATAGTAGGTAGAAAGGTAAAAGCTATAAAGATGTCTAATACTATGATGTATAAAGTACTACGAGCCTACGGTTATCCACAGCGAGATGCTTCGCAAGTAGTAGCACATTATGTCGAAGAAGCACATAAAGGAACTTTTGGTTTTAATGCTCCTAATAGCATTGTCAAGAATATTACGGGTAAAGAAGCAGACGATTTTCTAACGATAGCACAAAAATACCTTTCGACTATGCCAGAAGCTAAACAAACTTTTAAGAACAAGTTAAAAGCGATGCGATTTATGATCAAAGTAGTATTTACAAAAACCTGGGATATGAAAAAATATGAGAAAGAACAAGGCTTCCCTAATTTTAAAAATACCTCATTCTGTATGGATTCTGAAGAGTGGAAACTAACGCATAAGTAA